A genomic region of Miscanthus floridulus cultivar M001 chromosome 3, ASM1932011v1, whole genome shotgun sequence contains the following coding sequences:
- the LOC136547046 gene encoding uncharacterized protein, with amino-acid sequence MLRSQLLRPPRLSLADPVSTDISCSRGGGRRRSRPKPKTIAFPPPPLRRLVSTSLRRLLPRPRPLIVLPGGGGGGWIRLGRRRKTPAETVAAVALSLALGGDRLAALAEAWNASGLGQVLDVWAAVLERGRSRRGGGLRRLAAFLLGVVVCALVCHSRGAAFLEGIQKTGGSRKLMRIFLH; translated from the coding sequence GTCTCCACCGACATCAGCTGCAGCcgtggcggcggccgccgccgcagccgcccgaAGCCCAAGACCATCGCATTCCCGCCGCCGCCCCTCCGCCGCCTCGTCTCCACCTCCCTGCGCCGCCTGCTGCCCCGCCCGCGGCCCCTCATCGTTCTtcccggcggcgggggcggcggaTGGATTAGGTTGGGCAGGAGGAGAAAGACACCAGCCGAGACGGTTGCTGCGGTCGCGCTCTCCCTGGCACTCGGCGGCGACAGGCTCGCGGCGCTCGCGGAGGCCTGGAACGCGTCCGGCCTGGGCCAGGTGCTCGACGTATGGGCCGCGGTGTTGGAGAGAGGGCGGAGCAGGCGAGGCGGCGGGCTCCGGCGGCTCGCGGCGTTCCTCCTCGGCGTCGTGGTGTGCGCGCTCGTCTGCCACAGTAGGGGCGCGGCGTTCTTGGAGGGGATCCAGAAGACCGGCGGCAGCCGGAAACTAATGCGGATTTTCCTGCATTGA